From one Streptomyces spiramyceticus genomic stretch:
- a CDS encoding DNA polymerase III subunit delta', whose translation MAVWDDLVGQERVQAQLAAAARDADALVTAVADRSGATLAPAASKMTHAWLFTGPPGSGRSTAARAFAAALQCTSPDRALGGAPGCGFCDGCHTSLVGTHADVEVVRTDLLSIGVKETRDLVRRAQLSPATGRWQVIVLEDADRLTEGAGNVLLKAIEEPAPRTVWLLCAPSLEDVLPTIRSRCRHLTLSTPSVEAVADVLIRRDGIDPQAATIAARATQGHIGRARRLATDERARARRAVVLKLPLRVADIGGCLKAAQELVDAAGEDAKQVAEDVDVKETEDLKAALGAVSGGRMPRGTAGAMKELADRQKRRSTRTQRDSLDLALTDLTGFYRDVLALQLGSRVALANEDVRDSLDRIAQGSTPERTLRRIEAIIACRQALDRNVAPLLAVEAMTVALRAG comes from the coding sequence ATGGCCGTATGGGACGACCTGGTCGGGCAGGAGCGCGTGCAGGCGCAGCTCGCTGCTGCCGCTCGTGACGCCGACGCGCTCGTGACCGCTGTCGCCGACCGCTCGGGGGCCACCCTCGCTCCCGCCGCGTCGAAGATGACGCACGCCTGGCTCTTCACAGGGCCGCCGGGCTCCGGACGGTCCACCGCCGCCCGGGCCTTCGCCGCCGCCCTTCAGTGCACCAGCCCGGACCGGGCGCTCGGTGGGGCACCCGGATGCGGGTTCTGTGACGGGTGTCATACGAGCCTCGTCGGTACGCACGCCGACGTGGAGGTCGTCCGTACCGACCTGCTCTCCATCGGCGTGAAGGAGACCCGCGACCTCGTCAGACGCGCCCAGCTCTCCCCGGCGACCGGCCGCTGGCAGGTCATCGTCCTTGAGGACGCCGACCGCCTCACCGAGGGCGCCGGCAACGTGCTGCTCAAGGCCATCGAGGAGCCCGCGCCCCGCACGGTCTGGCTCCTGTGTGCGCCCTCCCTGGAGGACGTGCTGCCCACCATCCGGTCCCGCTGCCGCCACCTCACGCTCAGCACGCCGTCCGTCGAGGCCGTCGCCGACGTCCTGATCCGGCGCGACGGCATCGACCCCCAGGCCGCCACGATCGCCGCCCGCGCCACGCAGGGCCACATCGGGCGTGCCCGCCGCCTCGCCACCGACGAGCGAGCCCGGGCCCGCCGTGCCGTCGTCCTGAAGCTTCCGCTCCGGGTCGCCGACATCGGCGGCTGCCTGAAGGCGGCCCAGGAGCTGGTCGACGCGGCAGGTGAGGACGCCAAGCAGGTGGCCGAGGACGTCGACGTCAAGGAGACCGAGGACCTGAAGGCGGCGCTCGGCGCGGTGTCCGGCGGCCGGATGCCGCGGGGCACGGCGGGCGCGATGAAGGAGCTGGCCGACCGGCAGAAGCGCCGCTCGACGCGTACGCAGCGGGACAGCCTCGACCTGGCGCTGACCGACCTGACCGGGTTCTACCGCGACGTGCTGGCGCTCCAGCTCGGCTCGCGGGTCGCCCTCGCCAATGAGGATGTACGGGACTCACTCGACCGCATCGCGCAGGGCTCGACCCCCGAGCGCACGCTGCGCCGCATAGAGGCGATCATCGCGTGCCGCCAGGCTCTGGACCGCAATGTCGCGCCGCTGCTCGCGGTGGAGGCGATGACGGTGGCGCTGCGCGCCGGCTGA
- a CDS encoding DUF7059 domain-containing protein yields the protein MSTTSLPAPESSARLRDAFLAADFTADGLLELLGAPAYAALARSETVPALRATRGDSPLETLVRLFLLQQTVAPARAAAALPLEQCLADGWLVREGAGGADGVRATVDVRPYGGDAGQDWFIVSDLGRAVGGPGGAGTRDKGVVLGVGGASTTLAGITVRTPVSSALDLGTGSGIQALHAAQHATRVTATDLNPRALHFTRLTLGLSGAPEAELHEGSLYEPVGDETFDLIVSNPPFVISPGARLTYRDGGMGGDDLCRTLVQGAGERLNVGGYAQFLVNWQHVEGEEWQERVSSWVPRGCDAWIVQREMQDITQYAELWLRDSGDHRTGPEEYAALYDAWLDEFEARKTKAVGFGWITLRKSGADIPSITVEEWPHPVEQPLGSVVQAHFERQDYLRTHDDAALLAGRFKLADEVVQEQIGLPGAEDPEYVVLRQNRGMRRATKVDTVGAGFAGVSDGSLSAGRILDAIAQLLGEDPVLLRDRTPEAIRMLVEQGFLEPLDEDGP from the coding sequence GTGAGTACGACCAGCCTTCCCGCGCCCGAAAGCTCCGCCCGCCTCCGCGACGCGTTCCTCGCCGCCGACTTCACCGCCGACGGGCTGCTCGAGCTGCTCGGCGCGCCCGCGTACGCCGCGCTCGCCCGCAGCGAGACTGTGCCCGCTCTGCGGGCCACGCGCGGCGACAGCCCGCTCGAGACGCTCGTCCGGCTCTTCCTGCTCCAGCAGACCGTGGCGCCCGCCCGCGCCGCGGCCGCACTGCCCCTGGAACAGTGCCTGGCGGACGGCTGGCTGGTGCGTGAGGGGGCGGGCGGTGCCGACGGAGTACGGGCCACTGTGGACGTACGCCCCTACGGCGGGGACGCCGGCCAGGACTGGTTCATCGTCTCGGACCTGGGCCGCGCGGTCGGCGGCCCCGGCGGCGCGGGAACCCGCGACAAGGGCGTGGTCCTCGGAGTCGGCGGCGCCTCCACGACGCTCGCCGGAATCACCGTCCGTACGCCTGTCTCCAGCGCCCTCGACCTCGGCACGGGCTCCGGAATCCAGGCACTGCACGCCGCGCAGCACGCCACCCGGGTCACCGCGACCGACCTCAACCCGCGCGCCCTGCACTTCACCCGGCTGACCCTCGGGCTCTCCGGGGCACCCGAGGCCGAGCTGCACGAAGGCTCGCTCTACGAACCGGTGGGCGACGAGACGTTCGACCTGATCGTGTCCAACCCGCCCTTCGTCATCTCCCCGGGGGCCCGCCTGACGTACCGCGACGGCGGGATGGGCGGGGACGATCTGTGCCGCACGCTCGTTCAAGGAGCGGGGGAGCGGCTGAACGTAGGGGGGTATGCGCAATTCCTCGTCAACTGGCAGCACGTCGAAGGCGAGGAGTGGCAGGAGCGCGTGAGCTCCTGGGTGCCGCGCGGATGTGACGCGTGGATCGTGCAGCGCGAGATGCAGGACATCACGCAGTACGCCGAACTGTGGCTGCGCGACAGCGGCGACCACCGCACCGGTCCCGAGGAGTACGCCGCGCTCTACGACGCCTGGCTCGACGAGTTCGAGGCCCGCAAGACGAAGGCCGTCGGCTTCGGCTGGATCACGCTGCGCAAGTCCGGCGCCGACATCCCCTCGATCACCGTCGAGGAGTGGCCGCACCCGGTCGAGCAGCCGCTCGGCTCTGTCGTCCAAGCCCACTTCGAGCGCCAGGACTATCTGCGGACGCACGACGACGCGGCGCTGCTCGCGGGCCGTTTCAAGCTCGCCGACGAGGTCGTGCAGGAGCAGATCGGGCTGCCCGGCGCGGAAGACCCGGAGTACGTCGTGCTGCGCCAGAACCGCGGCATGCGGCGCGCGACGAAGGTCGACACGGTCGGCGCGGGCTTCGCCGGGGTGTCCGACGGATCGCTCAGCGCGGGTCGCATTCTCGACGCCATCGCCCAACTTCTGGGCGAGGACCCGGTGCTGTTGCGCGACCGTACGCCCGAGGCGATCCGGATGCTGGTCGAACAGGGCTTCCTGGAGCCGCTGGACGAGGACGGACCGTAG
- a CDS encoding YdcF family protein — MQRTLTDAQWNDARLIWQYHQMHHEPRPCSVAVALGSHDLGVATAAADLYRAGLFPVVVFSGGNSPTTAARFPRGEAVHYREHALGLGVPDDAILLETEAANTGQNITLSREALRAASVEASSLLLISKPYMERRSYATCRKLWPEVEVVCASEPLKFDDYIKAIGDEKLVVDMLVGDLQRVIEYPRLGFALEQEVPGDIHDAYKRLLRSGFDSRLIKP; from the coding sequence ATGCAGCGCACGCTCACCGACGCACAGTGGAACGACGCCCGCCTGATCTGGCAGTACCACCAGATGCACCACGAGCCGCGCCCTTGCTCGGTAGCGGTCGCCCTCGGTAGCCACGACCTCGGCGTAGCGACGGCCGCGGCCGATCTGTACCGCGCCGGGCTCTTCCCCGTGGTCGTGTTCAGCGGCGGCAACAGCCCGACCACAGCGGCCCGCTTCCCGCGCGGCGAGGCGGTCCACTACCGCGAGCACGCGCTCGGTCTGGGCGTGCCCGACGACGCGATCCTCCTGGAGACCGAGGCAGCCAACACCGGGCAGAACATCACGCTCTCGCGCGAGGCGCTCCGCGCGGCGAGTGTCGAGGCCTCCTCGCTGCTCCTGATCTCCAAGCCGTACATGGAGCGCCGCTCCTACGCCACATGCCGCAAGCTGTGGCCCGAGGTCGAGGTCGTCTGCGCTTCCGAACCGCTCAAGTTCGACGACTACATCAAGGCCATCGGCGACGAGAAACTCGTCGTAGACATGCTCGTCGGCGACCTGCAACGAGTGATCGAGTACCCGCGGCTCGGGTTCGCCCTCGAGCAGGAAGTACCCGGGGATATCCATGACGCTTACAAGCGCCTCTTGCGCTCCGGTTTCGACAGCCGACTCATCAAGCCCTGA
- a CDS encoding alpha/beta hydrolase codes for MDTRRLIRLSATALATTSLLISGCSPGGSSPRASASVPPESVPAALKTYYEQKLKWRKCGAPGFQCATVKAPLDYEDPEKADIELAVSRKKATGPGKRLGSLLVNPGGPGGSGIGYLQSYAAIGYPAPVRARYDMVAVDPRGVARSEPVECLTGKEMDAYTQVDQTPDDRPETDKLVEAFKNFAAGCDKHSAEILPHVSTVESARDMDVVRAVLGDEKLSYVGASYGTFLGATYAELFPGRAGRLVLDGAMDPALPAREMNRDQTAGFETAFQSFAADCVERKDCPLGTGTTDEAGERLKEFFDDLDAKPVPTGQSRPLGESLAATGVIAAMYDESAWTDLRDSLTRAMGGDGASLLALADTYYERSEDGSYTNLMFANASVNCLDLPPAFTGPEAASAALPSFEEASPVFGEGLAWASLNCSYWPTKATGTPHRIEAKGAAPIVVVGTTRDPATPYKWAQSLADQLASGTLLTYDGDGHTAYGRGSDCIDTAINNYLLEGTAPEDGKKCP; via the coding sequence ATGGACACCAGGCGCCTGATCCGGCTCTCTGCCACCGCCCTCGCGACCACGAGTCTGCTCATCTCCGGTTGTTCGCCGGGGGGTTCGTCGCCCCGTGCCTCGGCGTCCGTGCCGCCCGAATCGGTCCCGGCCGCCCTCAAGACGTATTACGAGCAGAAGCTGAAATGGCGTAAGTGCGGCGCCCCCGGTTTCCAGTGCGCCACGGTGAAGGCCCCGCTCGACTACGAGGACCCGGAGAAGGCCGACATCGAGCTGGCCGTCTCCCGCAAGAAGGCCACCGGCCCCGGCAAGCGCCTCGGCTCCCTCCTGGTGAACCCGGGCGGTCCCGGCGGCTCGGGGATCGGCTACCTCCAGTCGTACGCGGCCATCGGCTACCCTGCGCCGGTCCGCGCCCGATACGACATGGTGGCGGTGGACCCGCGCGGCGTTGCCCGCAGCGAGCCCGTCGAATGCCTGACGGGCAAGGAGATGGACGCGTACACCCAGGTCGACCAGACGCCCGACGACAGGCCCGAAACGGACAAGCTGGTCGAAGCTTTCAAGAATTTCGCGGCCGGCTGCGACAAGCACTCGGCCGAGATCCTGCCGCACGTCTCCACGGTGGAATCGGCGCGCGACATGGATGTCGTACGCGCCGTACTGGGCGACGAAAAGCTGAGTTACGTCGGAGCCTCGTACGGCACCTTCCTCGGCGCAACGTACGCCGAGCTGTTCCCCGGCCGCGCAGGCCGTCTCGTACTCGACGGCGCGATGGACCCGGCTCTCCCCGCCCGCGAGATGAACCGCGACCAGACGGCCGGCTTCGAAACCGCCTTCCAGTCCTTCGCCGCGGACTGCGTCGAGCGCAAGGACTGCCCGCTGGGCACCGGCACCACCGACGAAGCCGGCGAGCGCCTGAAGGAGTTCTTCGACGACCTGGACGCCAAGCCCGTCCCGACCGGGCAGAGCCGCCCCCTCGGCGAATCCCTCGCGGCCACGGGTGTGATCGCCGCGATGTACGACGAGTCGGCCTGGACCGATCTGCGCGACAGCCTCACCCGCGCCATGGGCGGCGACGGCGCGAGCCTGCTCGCCCTGGCCGACACCTACTACGAGCGCTCCGAAGACGGCTCGTACACGAACCTGATGTTCGCCAACGCCTCCGTGAACTGCCTGGACCTCCCCCCGGCCTTCACCGGCCCCGAAGCCGCAAGCGCCGCGCTCCCCTCCTTCGAAGAGGCATCCCCGGTCTTCGGCGAGGGCCTCGCCTGGGCCTCCCTGAACTGCAGCTACTGGCCCACGAAGGCCACCGGCACCCCACACCGCATCGAGGCGAAGGGCGCGGCCCCGATCGTCGTGGTCGGCACCACCCGCGACCCGGCGACCCCGTACAAGTGGGCCCAGTCCCTGGCCGACCAGCTGGCCTCGGGCACCCTCCTGACGTACGACGGCGACGGCCACACGGCGTACGGCCGGGGCAGCGACTGCATCGACACGGCGATCAACAACTACCTGCTGGAGGGCACGGCCCCCGAAGACGGCAAGAAGTGCCCCTGA
- the tmk gene encoding dTMP kinase: protein MTRAEQPTVVSPTSDALAADSRERAVRALLRLPPLRRLWSAQLVGNIGDALALLVLLLLSLQVAISEGSFGGGYRGAALVVAAVFGARILATFLFGALLLGPVSTLTAPSGPLDRRWTMIGADGLRLALLVVAPLWIDLAPDQAQAVLLITVFVAGVAERFWTVAKESAAPALLPAPPPEGATVRPLPDHLDALRRLSLRTSFVALPAAAAVLLVATLVGNLLGSGIDWFSQHQAALGSYVAAGLFSASVSTLFFLELPDAQTPRARSPLEGLRRPKTGTGVDKGRTGAIRLLVVACAAVAGAIASAAAVAVLHAKDLGGGPAAFALLFLALTGGTVIGIRRAGKVLPTLSRRRLLSLAIAVTGVALLAMGLVPDTATVLMITLLAGFAAGVAANTGHTLLDQETEDFRRARTTEHLQAVVRVYVALGAVVAPLLAAAIGPHRLANGSFVFAHGGAAFTLMLVGALLLPVAALVLAKADDRQGVSLRRDLREALRGSDTEQATSATGFFIAMEGGDGAGKSTQVEAIAEWIRAKGHEVVVTREPGATPIGKRLRSILLDVSSAGLSNRAEALLYAADRAEHVDSVVRPALERGAIVITDRYVDSSVAYQGAGRDLSPTEIARISRWATDGLVPHLTVLLDVSPETARERFTEAPDRLESEPPEFHARVRHGFLTLAAADPGRYLVVDAGQDPESVTTVVRHRLDQMLPLSDAEVKAQEDARKAAEEEARRRAEEEAARKAEEERLERERQEQLAKLRAEEEERKRREIEEARQREAERQAEEARQRAEEARRLAEEERVRREAEAKARAAEQERLRRQAAEEARLRAEAEERRREKQRKAEEALLRAEEARRVAEAAAAASAAASAASDASGASGASGATAASSEAPVAPASPASDNELTVPTPVVRRDDDVTQAMATPRIDMRKQVEMRKQDVAPEAGASPASSSADETAVLPPVRDVGPADETAVLPPVRDARPADPSDRVPPGYFRDEQAGRDGAEDGNDRTRELPRFDPEAQPPAAGARTRRRSDWAEETPLDDLPSLADELLGGREADEDDGGGRGGRRGR from the coding sequence ATGACGCGAGCCGAGCAGCCAACGGTCGTGAGCCCCACCTCCGACGCACTAGCCGCAGACTCACGCGAGCGAGCCGTACGGGCCCTGCTGCGCCTTCCTCCGCTCCGGCGGTTGTGGAGCGCACAGCTCGTCGGCAATATCGGCGATGCCCTCGCCCTTCTCGTGCTGCTGTTGCTGTCGCTTCAGGTAGCGATCTCGGAAGGGTCGTTCGGCGGTGGTTATCGCGGTGCGGCCCTCGTGGTCGCCGCCGTGTTCGGGGCTCGGATCCTTGCCACCTTCCTCTTCGGAGCCCTGCTTCTGGGCCCGGTCTCCACGCTGACCGCACCATCCGGGCCGCTCGACCGCCGCTGGACGATGATCGGCGCGGACGGGCTGCGGCTCGCTCTCCTCGTCGTCGCACCGCTGTGGATAGACCTGGCCCCGGACCAGGCTCAGGCGGTCCTCCTGATCACCGTCTTCGTCGCCGGCGTCGCCGAGCGCTTCTGGACGGTCGCCAAGGAGAGCGCCGCCCCCGCGCTGCTGCCCGCCCCGCCCCCGGAGGGCGCGACGGTACGGCCGCTGCCCGACCATCTCGACGCACTGCGCCGCCTCTCCCTGCGTACGAGCTTCGTCGCACTGCCGGCGGCCGCCGCCGTGCTGCTGGTGGCCACGTTGGTCGGCAATCTGCTCGGCTCGGGCATCGACTGGTTCTCGCAGCACCAGGCGGCCCTCGGCTCGTACGTTGCCGCAGGCCTCTTCTCCGCGTCCGTATCCACGCTCTTCTTCCTGGAACTGCCCGACGCGCAGACGCCCCGCGCGCGCTCCCCCCTGGAGGGCCTGCGCCGCCCCAAGACCGGCACGGGTGTCGACAAGGGGCGTACGGGCGCGATCCGGCTCCTCGTCGTGGCCTGCGCCGCAGTCGCCGGAGCCATCGCCTCCGCTGCGGCTGTCGCCGTACTGCACGCCAAGGACCTCGGAGGCGGCCCTGCCGCCTTCGCCCTGCTCTTCCTCGCCCTGACGGGCGGCACGGTGATCGGCATCCGCCGCGCCGGGAAGGTGCTGCCGACCCTGTCGCGCCGACGGCTGCTCTCGCTCGCGATCGCCGTAACCGGCGTGGCGCTCCTCGCCATGGGCCTGGTGCCCGACACGGCGACCGTCCTCATGATCACGTTGCTCGCGGGCTTCGCCGCCGGGGTGGCGGCCAATACCGGCCACACGCTGCTCGACCAGGAGACCGAGGACTTCCGGCGTGCGCGTACGACCGAGCACCTCCAGGCCGTCGTACGCGTCTACGTGGCCCTCGGCGCAGTCGTGGCCCCACTGCTGGCCGCCGCCATCGGCCCGCACCGCCTGGCCAACGGCAGCTTCGTCTTCGCGCACGGCGGGGCGGCGTTCACGCTGATGCTCGTCGGCGCGCTGCTGCTGCCCGTCGCCGCGCTCGTTCTGGCCAAGGCGGACGACCGGCAGGGCGTATCGCTGCGCCGCGACCTGCGCGAGGCGCTGCGGGGCAGCGACACCGAGCAGGCGACCTCCGCCACCGGTTTCTTCATCGCCATGGAGGGCGGCGACGGCGCAGGCAAGTCGACCCAGGTCGAGGCCATCGCCGAGTGGATCCGCGCCAAGGGCCACGAGGTCGTCGTCACCCGCGAGCCCGGCGCGACGCCCATCGGCAAGCGACTGCGCTCGATCCTGCTGGACGTGTCCAGTGCGGGTCTTTCGAACCGTGCGGAGGCGCTGCTGTACGCCGCCGACCGTGCCGAGCACGTCGATTCCGTCGTACGCCCTGCGCTGGAGCGCGGCGCCATCGTCATCACCGACCGGTACGTCGACTCGTCCGTGGCCTACCAGGGCGCCGGCCGAGACCTGTCGCCGACCGAGATCGCCCGCATCTCGCGCTGGGCGACGGACGGACTCGTACCGCATCTGACCGTGCTGCTCGACGTCTCGCCGGAGACCGCGCGCGAACGCTTCACGGAGGCGCCGGACCGGCTGGAGTCAGAGCCGCCGGAGTTCCACGCGCGGGTGCGCCACGGCTTCCTGACGCTGGCCGCCGCCGATCCGGGGCGCTACCTGGTGGTGGACGCCGGCCAGGACCCGGAATCGGTCACCACGGTCGTACGCCACCGTCTGGACCAGATGCTGCCGCTCTCCGACGCCGAGGTGAAGGCGCAGGAGGACGCGCGGAAGGCGGCGGAGGAAGAGGCACGCCGACGCGCGGAGGAGGAAGCCGCGCGCAAGGCGGAGGAAGAGCGCCTGGAGCGGGAGCGGCAGGAACAGCTCGCCAAGCTCCGTGCCGAGGAGGAGGAGCGCAAGCGCCGCGAGATCGAAGAGGCGCGGCAGCGCGAGGCCGAACGGCAGGCGGAGGAGGCCCGGCAGCGCGCCGAGGAGGCGCGCAGGCTCGCGGAGGAGGAGCGGGTACGCCGCGAGGCCGAGGCGAAGGCACGGGCCGCAGAGCAGGAACGGCTGCGGAGGCAGGCGGCGGAAGAGGCGAGGCTTCGGGCGGAGGCGGAGGAGCGCCGCCGCGAGAAGCAGCGCAAGGCGGAGGAAGCGCTGCTGCGGGCGGAAGAAGCGCGGCGGGTGGCGGAGGCGGCGGCTGCGGCTTCTGCGGCCGCGTCTGCGGCGTCCGATGCGTCTGGGGCGTCTGGGGCGTCTGGGGCGACTGCGGCGTCTTCGGAGGCGCCGGTTGCTCCGGCGTCGCCTGCTTCGGACAACGAGCTGACGGTGCCGACGCCGGTGGTTCGTCGCGACGACGACGTGACGCAGGCGATGGCGACGCCGCGTATTGATATGCGGAAGCAGGTTGAAATGCGGAAGCAGGATGTGGCGCCTGAGGCTGGGGCGTCGCCTGCTTCCTCGTCGGCTGACGAGACTGCTGTGCTCCCGCCTGTGCGGGACGTGGGTCCCGCAGATGAGACGGCCGTCCTTCCGCCGGTACGGGATGCGCGTCCCGCCGACCCGTCGGACCGCGTGCCGCCGGGTTACTTCCGGGACGAGCAGGCCGGGCGGGACGGTGCGGAAGACGGCAACGACCGTACGCGCGAACTGCCCCGGTTCGACCCGGAGGCACAGCCTCCGGCCGCGGGTGCCCGTACGCGGCGCCGGTCGGACTGGGCGGAAGAGACGCCGCTCGACGACTTGCCGTCGCTGGCGGACGAGCTCCTTGGCGGGCGCGAGGCGGACGAGGACGACGGCGGCGGCAGGGGCGGCCGCCGGGGCCGGTAG
- the topA gene encoding type I DNA topoisomerase produces the protein MSPTSETAHGGRRLVIVESPAKAKTIKGYLGPGYVVEASVGHIRDLPNGAAEVPDKYTGEVRRLGVDVENDFQPIYVVNADKKSQVRKLKELLAESDELFLATDEDREGEAIAWHLLEVLKPKVPVHRMVFHEITKDAIREAVSNPRDLNKPMVDAQETRRILDRLYGYEVSPVLWKKVMPRLSAGRVQSVATRLVVVRERERIAFRSAEYWDLTGTFSTGRTGDASDPSSLVARLTAVDGRRIAQGRDFNSVGQLKSDVLHLDEDNARSLAAALADSPFAVRSVESKPYRRSPYAPFRTTTLQQEASRKLGFGAKATMQVAQKLYENGFITYMRTDSTTLSDTAVSAARAQVTQLYGADYLPDKPRTYAGKVKNAQEAHEAIRPSGDRFRTPAETGLTGDQFRLYELIWKRTVASQMKDAVGNSVTVKIGGRASDGRDAEFSASGKTITFHGFMKAYVEGADDPNAELDDRERRLPQVAQGDALSAQEISVDGHATKPPARYTEASLVKELEEREIGRPSTYASIIGTILDRGYVFKKGTALVPSFLSFAVVNLLEKHFGRLVDYDFTARMEDDLDRIARGEAQAVPWLRRFYFGEGEAAGGAADAGNGDGDHLGGLKELVTDLGAIDAREISSFPVGEGIVLRVGRYGPYVERGEKDADGHQRADVPDDLAPDELTVEYAEELLAKPSGDFELGADPETGRQIVAKDGRYGPYVTEILPEGTPKTGKNAVKPRTASLFKSMSLDTVTLADALKLMSLPRVVGTDAEGVEITAQNGRYGPYLKKGTDSRSLETEDQLFSITLDEALAIYAQPKQRGRAAAKPPLKELGTDPVSERPVVVKDGRFGPYVTDGETNATLRTGDSVEDITPERGYELLAEKRAKGPAKKTAKKAPAKKTAAKKTAAKKTTAAKKTAATKKTATATAAKKTTAKKAPAKKATAASASKPASSDDE, from the coding sequence TTGTCCCCGACCAGCGAGACCGCACACGGCGGCCGCCGACTCGTCATCGTCGAGTCGCCCGCCAAGGCGAAGACGATCAAGGGCTACCTGGGCCCTGGTTATGTCGTCGAGGCGAGCGTCGGGCACATCCGCGACCTCCCGAACGGCGCCGCCGAGGTGCCCGACAAGTACACGGGTGAGGTGCGCCGCCTCGGCGTCGACGTAGAGAACGACTTCCAGCCCATCTATGTCGTCAATGCCGACAAGAAGTCGCAGGTCAGGAAGCTCAAGGAGCTCCTCGCGGAGTCCGACGAACTCTTCCTCGCCACCGATGAGGACCGCGAGGGCGAAGCCATCGCGTGGCACCTCCTGGAAGTCCTGAAGCCCAAGGTTCCGGTCCACCGGATGGTCTTCCACGAGATCACCAAGGACGCGATCCGCGAGGCCGTGTCCAATCCGCGCGACCTCAACAAGCCCATGGTCGACGCACAGGAGACGCGCCGCATCCTCGACCGTCTTTACGGCTACGAGGTCTCGCCGGTCCTGTGGAAGAAGGTCATGCCCCGGCTGTCCGCCGGCCGTGTCCAGTCCGTCGCCACACGTCTTGTCGTCGTTCGGGAACGCGAGCGCATCGCGTTTCGTTCTGCTGAGTACTGGGACCTGACCGGGACGTTCTCCACGGGACGCACCGGTGACGCCTCCGACCCGTCCTCTCTGGTCGCCCGCCTGACGGCGGTCGACGGCAGGCGCATCGCCCAGGGCCGCGATTTCAACTCCGTGGGACAACTGAAGAGCGACGTCCTGCACCTCGACGAGGACAACGCGCGGTCGCTGGCCGCCGCCCTCGCCGACTCGCCGTTCGCCGTCCGCTCGGTCGAGTCCAAGCCCTACCGCCGCTCGCCGTACGCCCCGTTCCGTACGACGACGCTGCAGCAGGAGGCCTCGCGCAAGCTGGGCTTCGGTGCCAAGGCGACGATGCAGGTCGCCCAGAAGCTGTACGAGAACGGCTTCATCACCTACATGCGTACGGACTCCACGACGCTCTCCGACACCGCGGTGTCGGCGGCCCGTGCCCAGGTCACGCAGCTGTACGGCGCCGACTACCTGCCGGACAAGCCGCGCACGTACGCCGGAAAGGTCAAGAACGCGCAGGAGGCGCACGAGGCGATTCGCCCGTCGGGTGATCGTTTCCGCACGCCTGCCGAGACCGGCCTCACCGGCGACCAGTTCCGTCTCTACGAGCTGATCTGGAAGCGCACCGTCGCCTCCCAGATGAAGGACGCCGTCGGAAACAGCGTGACGGTGAAGATCGGCGGCCGGGCGAGCGACGGCCGCGACGCCGAGTTCTCCGCCTCCGGCAAGACGATCACCTTCCACGGCTTCATGAAGGCGTACGTCGAAGGCGCCGACGACCCGAACGCAGAGCTCGACGACCGCGAGCGCAGGCTCCCCCAGGTCGCACAGGGCGACGCGCTCTCGGCCCAGGAGATCTCGGTCGACGGGCACGCGACCAAGCCGCCGGCCCGCTACACCGAGGCCTCGCTGGTCAAGGAGCTCGAAGAGCGCGAGATCGGCCGCCCGTCGACGTACGCCTCGATCATCGGCACGATCCTCGACCGCGGTTATGTCTTCAAGAAGGGCACGGCCCTCGTCCCGTCCTTCCTGTCGTTCGCCGTGGTCAACCTGCTGGAGAAGCACTTCGGCCGACTCGTCGACTACGACTTCACCGCGAGGATGGAGGACGACCTCGACCGCATCGCGCGGGGCGAGGCCCAGGCCGTGCCGTGGCTGCGGCGCTTCTACTTCGGTGAGGGCGAGGCAGCGGGCGGTGCCGCGGACGCCGGCAACGGCGACGGCGACCACCTCGGCGGCCTCAAGGAGCTCGTCACCGACCTCGGTGCGATCGACGCCCGCGAGATTTCGTCGTTCCCGGTCGGCGAGGGCATCGTGCTGCGCGTCGGCCGCTACGGCCCGTACGTGGAGCGCGGCGAGAAGGACGCGGACGGCCACCAGCGCGCCGACGTGCCCGACGACCTGGCGCCCGACGAGCTGACCGTCGAGTACGCCGAGGAGCTGCTGGCCAAGCCGAGCGGCGACTTCGAGCTGGGTGCGGACCCCGAGACGGGCCGCCAGATCGTGGCGAAGGACGGCAGGTACGGGCCGTACGTCACGGAGATCCTTCCCGAGGGCACCCCGAAGACCGGCAAGAACGCGGTCAAGCCGCGCACCGCCTCACTCTTCAAGTCGATGTCCCTGGACACGGTGACGCTGGCGGACGCGCTCAAGCTGATGTCGCTGCCACGCGTGGTCGGCACCGACGCCGAGGGCGTCGAGATCACCGCGCAGAACGGCCGGTACGGCCCGTACCTCAAGAAGGGCACGGACTCGCGCTCCCTGGAGACCGAGGACCAGCTCTTCTCGATCACGCTCGACGAGGCGCTGGCGATCTACGCCCAGCCCAAGCAGCGGGGTCGCGCGGCCGCCAAGCCGCCGCTCAAGGAGCTGGGTACGGACCCGGTGAGCGAGCGTCCCGTGGTCGTGAAGGACGGGCGCTTCGGCCCGTACGTCACGGACGGCGAGACCAACGCGACGCTGCGGACCGGCGACAGCGTCGAGGACATCACGCCTGAGCGGGGCTACGAGCTCCTCGCCGAGAAGCGGGCCAAGGGCCCGGCGAAGAAGACGGCCAAGAAGGCTCCGGCCAAGAAGACCGCAGCGAAGAAGACGGCCGCCAAGAAGACGACGGCTGCGAAGAAGACCGCGGCGACGAAGAAGACGGCGACGGCGACGGCGGCGAAGAAGACCACCGCCAAGAAGGCTCCGGCGAAGAAGGCGACGGCTGCCTCTGCCTCCAAGCCCGCGTCCTCGGACGACGAGTAG